The segment GAGCGCGTGCGGCGTTCCTCCGTAGCAGGTCGAATCGCGGCCCGTGCCGATGGCGATCACCGTTCCGCCGCCGGTCTTCACGAGGCTCGTGCCAGCAGGCGCGCCGCCGGCGCCGGTGCCACGAAGGACCACGCCGCTCTTCAAGTTGACCGTCGCGGCGACGGTGAAGGTGCCTGGGCTGAGCAGGACCACCTGGCCCGAGGGGCACGCGTCGATGGCCGCTTGGATGTTGCCGCCTGGCGCCACGGTCTTGCACACGGTCGTTCGCTGCGGCAGGCCGTCGGCGCCGAGAGGCATGCCGAGCAGGTGATCCTGTACGATGCCCGGGCTGAAGGCGGTGACTCGATCCGACGGGATCGGGCTCGGCACGACGGGCACCGTCGACGCATCGGGCACGCAACTCGGCGGCGTGCACGGCCCCGGCACGACGCCTGTTGGCCCTTCACCGCCATCGGCCGCTGCGGCGCCGCCGATCGCGCCGCTCGCCGTCGCGCCGGTACCAGCAGCGCCGGCGCCGCAGCAAGCGCCGTTGCTCGAGCCTCCCAACGGTTCGAGCGGCGGGGCAGGCTCGACCTCGCAGGCGAGGGCGAGTGTGAGCGCGAGTGCGAGGCCCGAGGCAGCGTGCGGAGCGACCATGCCCCTAAGACGCGAGCCGCCGGCAAAAGGTAAAACCGCTTATTTGGGCGGCACGAGCAGCGTTCGGAGGCGCTTTACGGCGTGGTGGTAATTCACCTTGGCCGCGTCCTCCGACGAGTCGACGAGCGTGGCGATCTCCTCAAAAGAGAGGTCGTGGTAGACGCGCAGCTCGACGACAAGCCGTTGCTTCGCCGGCAGGTCGGCGAGCCGCTCCTGCACCTTGCGCCAGATCTCGGCGGCCACGAGCCGCTCGGTGCCGAGCGAATTGGTGAAAGCGACGTCGTCTTCGATGGGAACCGACTCACCAAGCGGCGCGCCGCGAACGTGATCGAGCGCGAGGTTGACGGCAACGCGATACAGCCAAGTCCGAAACCGCGCGTCGCCGCGGTACGAGTCGAGCCGCTCGAAGACGCGCACGAAGGTGCGCTGGGTGACGTCCTTCGCATCCTCGGCGTCGTGCACGTACCTCCGCACGAGGCGCGCGATGGGCGCCTCGTAGTTGCGGACAAGCGCCTCGAAGGCGCCCTTGTCCCCCGCGAGGAGCCGGGCGACGAGCTCGCGATCGGGATCGGGCGGAGGCGGCGACGGCGTTTGCTCCACGAATGAGGCCGCGAGACTATCACGGCCACTGCATCGCGCCTCGCACGCCACCGATCATGTCGGGTCAATGCGGAGCTGGGCGTATGAGGCGCCATGAAGCGCGCCCGCGCCGGGATCCGGGCGATGCACGCTCATAGGCGCGATGGTAGAATCCCGGGCTATGTCGCGGGGCGCGAGGTGGTTCGGGTTCGCCCTCGCGCTCGCCATCGGTGCGCCCTCGGCGAAGGCCGATGATGCTCGCGCCCCGGCGGCAACAGAGGCCCGCAAAGAGGCGGCCCGCAAGTTTCAGGAGGCCACCCGCGCCTTCGACGTCGGCGACTACCACCGCGCCGGCGAGGCCTACGAGGCGGCCTACCAGCTGGCGCCGCACGAAGACCCGCTGTGGAACGCCGCGCGAGCGTGGCACCTCACCGGCGAGCTGGCCCGCGCGGCCAACCTCTACGCGCGCTACCTTCGCGTCGCGCCCGCCGATGCACGTGAGCGAGCGAAGGCCGCCGCGGCGCTGTCGCAGCTCGCAACGAAGCTCGCGCGCATCGAGGTTCAGCTCGGCGCGGGCGTCGACAACGCGCGCGTTGACAGCTCCGCGCTCGACGGTCCCGCGGCGTACGTCGTGCCAGGGACGCACATCGTTCGCGGCCGCACGGCGCAGGGCGAGCTGGAGGTGCCGAAGTCGGTTCGTGCCGGCGAGGCCGTGAGCGTGGTCCTCGCGGTGCCGACGGCCGCTCCGGGCGACAGCGCCGCACGCCGGGCGCCCGCTGCACAAGAGACCGCCAACGCCAGCGCGCCCCGTCCAAGCGAGCCGCCTCGCTCACGAGCTGATGGCTGGTCACCGCTCGTCGTCGTTGTCGAGGGCAGCGTGACGCTCGCCCTCGCCGGCTTCGTGACATGGTCCGGCCTCGAGACGATGAGCACGCTTCGCCGCTTCGAGGGGACGCCAAGCCGCGAAGCGCTCGAGTCCGGTCGCAGCGAGCAATTGCGCACCAACATCCTCCTCGGTGCGACGGCCGGCGCGGCCCTCCTCACCGGCGTCACCGCCTTGTGGCTCACCGATTGGGGCCCGGCGCGCGATGTCAACGTGGCGGCGGACCTCGGGCCCGGCAGCGGCAACCTATCCATGCGAGGAGCGTTCTGAGTGACGCGGCCAATCTCCGCCACGCTCGACACGATGCGCCTCGGCAACTACCAGCCGCTGCTCGAGCTGGCCTCCGGCGGGATGGCCACCGTGTACGTGGCCCGGCAAGTGGGCGGCGCTGGCTTCGAGCGACTCGTCGTCATCAAGCGCGTGCACCCGCATCTTCGCAAGGATCGCGCCTTCACCGACATGTTCCTTGACGAAGCGCGCATGTGCTCGACGATTCGTCACCCGAACGTCGTGCCGGTCATCGACGTCGTCGATGGCGGCAACGAACTCTTCCTCGTGCTCGAATACATCGAGTCGTTGTCGCTCTACGCCCTCCTCCAAGGTGCAGCGGGCCGCGGCGAGAGGGTCCCGCCAGCGATCGTATCGCGCATCCTCGTCGACGCCTTGGCGGGCCTCCACGCGGCGCACGAGGCCGTCGACCTTCGCGGCAACAAGATGCACCTCATTCATCGCGACGTGTCGCCGCAGAACATCATCGTGGGCACCGACGGCACGAGCCGCCTCATCGACTTCGGCATCGCGAAGGCCGCGTCGCGCATCACCACGACTCGAGACGGCGTCGTCAAAGGCAAGCTCCGCTACATGTCTCCGGAGCAGGTTCGTCAGAAGCCGCTCGACCGGCGCGCCGACGTCTTCGCCGCCGGTGTGGTCTTGCACGAAGCGCTCACCGGCGAGCGCCTCTTCGCAGGCGAAGATGCCGGCGACGTCGCCATTGGTATCCTCGTCGGCGACGCGCCAGCCCCCTCGTCGCTCGTGCCGTCGTTGACGCCGGAGGTCGACGCCGTCGTTGCGATGGCGCTCGCGACACAGCGCGACGAGAGCGCTACGCGACGGCGGCGGCGTTGCAAGAGGCCCTCGAACGAGCGCTCTCTCCCGCGCCGGCGCGCGAGGTTGCCAGCTTCGTCGAGAAGGCGGCCAGCGCCGAACTCGAACGCCACCGCGCCGAGGTGCAGGCGGCGCTTGAGAGCAACGTCGCGCTTCCGGCGGTGGACGCGGCACCGCCTGAAGGGCGCCCCACGGCGGTGACACCGCGCCGTCGTTCGCGTGCGGTCGTTTACCTCGTGTCCACTTGCGCGGCGGTGGTTGCCATCGGAGCCGCAGCGACCGTGCTCGCGCGCCGCAGCCCGACGCCCGATGCGCCAGGGCCGGCCACGCCAAGCGGGACGACGCGCACCGCGCCCACCTTGGCCTTAAGCGCCGAGCCTCCGGCGCTCGCCGACCAGCGCGCGCCGCCTTCGGAGGGCACGGCGCCAGCGGCTCGCACGGAGGCCGCAGCCCCCACGTTGCAGCCGACCGCCTCGGCCAGCCCCTCGGCTCGTCCGACCCGCAAGGTCGAGCGGGTGCGCCCCGCCGCCGCGACGGAGCTCCGCCGAAAGAACCCGTATGGCGCGCCGTGAGCCACAAGTCATCGGGGCGGCGCTGGCGCTGACCCTTGGCGCCTGTACCGTCTTCAACGGAAAGACGTTCGACGAAAACAAGGGGCTGACTCCGCTCGCCGATGGCGGTGCAAGTCGCGTCGATGGCGGCGACAGATGCGGGTGCCCATCGGATCGAGGCATCCTGTGTGAGGAGTTCGAGGCCGCGGCGCCAGGCGCGGCTTGGGAGACCATCGGCACCGCGCCGGTCCGCGACACGGCCCGCGCCCACTGCGGACTAG is part of the Myxococcales bacterium genome and harbors:
- a CDS encoding RNA polymerase sigma factor, with amino-acid sequence MEQTPSPPPPDPDRELVARLLAGDKGAFEALVRNYEAPIARLVRRYVHDAEDAKDVTQRTFVRVFERLDSYRGDARFRTWLYRVAVNLALDHVRGAPLGESVPIEDDVAFTNSLGTERLVAAEIWRKVQERLADLPAKQRLVVELRVYHDLSFEEIATLVDSSEDAAKVNYHHAVKRLRTLLVPPK
- a CDS encoding serine/threonine protein kinase, with amino-acid sequence MTRPISATLDTMRLGNYQPLLELASGGMATVYVARQVGGAGFERLVVIKRVHPHLRKDRAFTDMFLDEARMCSTIRHPNVVPVIDVVDGGNELFLVLEYIESLSLYALLQGAAGRGERVPPAIVSRILVDALAGLHAAHEAVDLRGNKMHLIHRDVSPQNIIVGTDGTSRLIDFGIAKAASRITTTRDGVVKGKLRYMSPEQVRQKPLDRRADVFAAGVVLHEALTGERLFAGEDAGDVAIGILVGDAPAPSSLVPSLTPEVDAVVAMALATQRDESATRRRRRCKRPSNERSLPRRRARLPASSRRRPAPNSNATAPRCRRRLRATSRFRRWTRHRLKGAPRR